The following coding sequences are from one Salvia hispanica cultivar TCC Black 2014 chromosome 3, UniMelb_Shisp_WGS_1.0, whole genome shotgun sequence window:
- the LOC125211996 gene encoding LOW QUALITY PROTEIN: GRF1-interacting factor 2-like (The sequence of the model RefSeq protein was modified relative to this genomic sequence to represent the inferred CDS: inserted 1 base in 1 codon) produces MQQPAPMFPVMPSFPPTNITTEQIQKYLDENKKLILAILDNQNLGKLAECAQYQAQLQKNLMYLAAIADAQPQTPTMPSQMTPHPAMQQGGFYMQHPQAAAIPQQQGMFQPRPPPFNSPHLLQDPQQHPNNQLGMRSVXPNNGMNPQHTDPSLGGASSSVPTKDTRGKYAR; encoded by the exons ATGCAGCAACCGGCGCCAATGTTTCCCGTCATGCCGTCGTTTCCACCTACAAACATCACCACGGAGCAGATTCAGAAG TACCTAGACGAGAACAAGAAACTGATATTGGCTATTCTGGATAATCAAAATCTAGGCAAACTCGCTGAATGTGCCCA GTACCAGGCTCAGCTTCAAAAGAACCTGATGTATTTGGCTGCTATAGCCGATGCCCAACCTCAAACACCCACAATGCCTAGCCAG ATGACTCCTCATCCCGCAATGCAACAAGGAGGGTTCTACATGCAGCATCCTCAGGCTGCAGCCATACCTCAGCAGCAAGGCATGTTCCAGCCCCGACCGCCACCCTTTAACAGCCCACACTTATTGCAAGATCCTCAGCAACATCCGAATAACCAACTGGGCATGAGGTCTG GTCCCAACAATGGCATGAACCCCCAGCATACGGACCCCAGTCTTGGAGGGGCCAGCAGCAGCGTTCCCACTAAGGACACCCGGGGTAAGTATGCAAGATAA